A window of Rhododendron vialii isolate Sample 1 chromosome 11a, ASM3025357v1 contains these coding sequences:
- the LOC131306762 gene encoding uncharacterized protein LOC131306762, translated as MADKVMDGQEKDSGDQVGQRDPSAQSQSDIMQALARFIEFQTGAQASSSNQPRSTVHEQFMKLQPPTFSGGVEPLEAEEWLKRMESIFDVMSVSEDQKVTLAPFMLKDQARFWWEATKGLLTTPAIGEPEPPMPKKVTWKEFIAAFNDQYFPLLYRYDMEHEFSSLRQGSMSVAEYDAKFIKLSRFAPDLIRTKDAKCRRF; from the coding sequence ATGGCAGACAAAGTTATGGACGGTCAGGAGAAAGATTCAGGGGATCAAGTAGGTCAACGTGACCCTAGTGCTCAAAGTCAATCGGATATCATGCAGGCTCTTGCACGGTTTATTGAGTTTCAAACGGGTGCACAAGCAAGCTCATCAAATCAGCCACGTAGTACCGTTCATGAACAGTTTATGAAACTTCAACCTCCAACATTCTCTGGTGGTGTGGAACCATTGGAAGCAGAGGAATGGCTAAAGAGGATGGAGTCTATTTTCGATGTTATGAGTGTTTCTGAAGATCAAAAAGTTACTCTTGCTCCTTTCATGTTaaaagatcaagctcgattttgGTGGGAAGCTACGAAAGGGTTGCTGACTACACCAGCAATTGGGGAACCGGAGCCTCCAATGCCAAAAAAAGTTACTTGGAAAGAATTTATTGCGGCCTTCAATGATCAATACTTTCCTCTGTTGTATCGATATGATATGGAGCACGAGTTTTCAAGTTTGAGGCAGGGAAGTATGTCTGTTGCTGAATATGATGCTAAATTCATCAAATTATCTCGGTTTGCACCAGACTTAATCCGTACAAAGGATGCTAAGTGTAGAagattttag